From the genome of Streptomyces xanthophaeus:
CGGTAGGTCCCGCAGTCCGTCCCCTTCGTCAGACAGTTCAGGGCCTTGTTCACTTCTGCCGGCGAGGTGTGGCCGTTGCCCGCGTTCGTCGTGGCCGGCAGGCCGATGGCGACCTGGTCCGGGCGCAGGGCCGGGAAGACCCGGGCGGTGTTCCCGGCGACCGGGAAGCCGGTGAGCAGCATGTCGGTCATGGCGATGTGGAAGTCCGCGCCGCCCATGGAGTGGTACTGGTTGTCGAGGCCCATGATCGAGCCCGAGTTGTAGTCCTGGACGTGGAGCAGGGTGAGGTCGTCACGCAGGGCGTGGATGACCGGGAGGTACGCGCCGGCGCGCGGGTCCTGGCCGCCCCAGGGGCCGGAGCCGTAGTACTGGTAGCCCAGCTGGACGAAGAAGGTCTCCGGGGCCATGGTCAGGACGAAGTCCGGTCCGTAGCGGGCCTTCAGGGTCTTCACGGCCGAGATCAGGTTGACGACCACCGGGGTGGTGGGCGCCCGGAAGTCGGTGTCCCCGGTGGCCAGGGACAGGGAGTGGCCCTCGAAGTCGATGTCCAGGCCGTCGAGGCCGTACTCGTCGATGATCTTGCCGACGGAGGAGACGAAGGCGTCCCGGGCGGCCGGGCTCGCGAGCTGGACCTGGCCGTTCTGGCCGCCGATCGAGATCAGCACCTTCTTGCCGGCCGCCTGCTTGGCCTTGACGGCCGCCTTGAACTCCGCCGGGGATTCGGCGTTCGGGCATTCCGCGACCGGGCAGAGCCGGAAGCGGATGTCGCCCGAGGTCACCGAAGTGGGTTCGCCGAAGGCGAGGTTGATGACGTCCCAGGAGGCGGGCACGTCGGCCATCCGGACGTATCCGGAGCCGTTGGCGAAGCTCGCGTGCAGGTAGCCGACGAGCGCGTGCGCGGGCAGGCCACCCCCGCCCCCTCCCCCGCCACCGGGCGTGGTCGCGGAGGCGGGCGCGCTCTGCGGGGAGGCGCCCGCCGCGTTCACCGCGCTGACCCGGAAGGTGTACGTGGTGGCCGCGGCGAGGCCGGTCACGGCCGCCGAGGCCGAGGTGACGGACAGCGGCGCCGCGCCGTCCCGGTGGACGGTGTACGAGGTGGCGCCCGGGACCGCCGACCAGGACAGCGCGACGGACGTCGACGAGGTGGCGGAGGCGGTCAGGCCGGTGGGGGCGGCCGGGGGCTGGGGCTGCCCGGGACCGCCGGGGTCCGGGCCGACCAGGGTGAGGTCGTCGGTGAGATGGGCGGGCTGGCCGTACCAGCCGTGGGTGTAGACGGTCACCGAGGTCGTGGACGGGCCGGTGCGGAAGGTGGTCGTCAGCTGCTTCCACGCCCCCGGCGTCTGCGTCCAGGCCGACACGTCGGTGGTGCCGGTGCCGCTCGCGCCGAGGTAGACGTACGCGCCCTGCACCCACGCGCCGAGCGTGTACGCCGAGTCGGGCTTGACGGTGACGGTCTGGGAGCAGCGGGCGTTGTCCTGGCCGGCCGGGGTGGCCCTCAGGGCGGAATTTCCGCCGTGGACGGGTGTGGTGACGACGGCTCCGCTGCCGCCGGAGCAGCTCCAGCCGTCGAGGCCGGCCTCGAAGCCGCCGTTGCGTACGAGGTCGGCGTCGGCCGCCGCGGCGGGCGGGCCCGCGGCGAGGAAGCCGGCCACCGCGAGGGCGGCGGCCGTGAGGAGGGGTAGGGCTCTGCGCACAACTGCCTCCGGTGCATGGGGGGATGGAGGGGGTCAGCGGCGCCCAAGATGGTCCAGACCAATACCCTTGTCAAGCCTTCCGGCCCTCCTTCGCCGGCATGCCCGCGGCCGCCTCGTGCATCGCGAGCTCCAGCACGGCCGGATCGGTGAGCGTCCCCTCGCCGTCCGGGAGCACCAGCCAGCGCACCCCGCCGGTCGCCCGGCCGGGATACGGGACCACGATCCAGCTCCCGCGCCCGGCACCCCGTACGCCCGTGCCGAGCCAGCGCGACGCCGTGCCCGCGGGCACGAAGAAGCCCACCCTGGAGTCGCCGAACTCGGCGAGCACCGGGCCGGGCCGGTCGAGGAGCAGGCGGAGCACGTCGAGGGTGGGCCGCCCCAGCTCCCCGGGCAGGACCAGCACGTCCCAGCGCCGGCCGGCGGGCAGCAGGGCGACCCCGAGCGGGTTGCGCTCCCACTCCCACCGGCAGGCGTCCGGATCCGGCGCCACCGATACCAGCCAGTCCACTGCCGTCCTGGCCCCCGGAATCGTCATCGCCCGGCCTCCGCTCCCTGTAGGTGAGGGGTTCTCACCTGGAGAGAGCGGGGCCGGGCGCAGGTATGACGCGGGTTTCGTCACTCCAAGGCAGTGAAGCGGGTCACACGGTGACCGGCGGTCCGCACCGGGCACGGCCCGGGGCGAAGCAAGCGGTGCGCGGCGCGCGGGCTCGGGGCGGCCTAGCTGTCGAAGCCGAGGCCGAAGCGGTCCAGCGTCTTGAGCCACAGGTTCCGGTGTCCGCCGCGGGCGTCCGCGCGGGCCAGCGACCACTTGGTGAGCGCGATCCCGGTCCAGGCGAAGGGCTCGGGCGGGAACGGCATCGGCTTGGACTTCACCATCTCCAGCTGTGTGCGCTCCGTGGAGAGCCCGTCCAGCAGGTCCAGCATCACGTCCGCCCCGAACCGGGTGGCCCCCACGCCGAGGCCGGTGTAGCCGGCCGCGTAGGCCACCTTCCCCGAGTGCGCCGTGCCGAAGAAGGCGGAAAAGCGCGAGCAGGTGTCGATGGCTCCGCCCCAGGCGTGGCTGAACTTCAGCCCCTCCAGCTGCGGGAAGGCCGTGAAGAAGTGCTCCGCGAGCTTGAGGTAGGTCTCGGGGCGGTGGTCGTACTCGGAGTCGAGCTTCCCGCGGTAGGGGTAGATCGCGTCGTAGCCGCCCCACAGGATCCGGTTGTCACGGGTGATCCGGAAGTAGTGGAACTGGTTGGCGCTGTCGCCGAGTCCCTGCCGCCTCTTCCAGCCGATCGCGGCCAGCTGGGCCTCGTCGAGCGGCTCGCTCATCAGCGCGTAGTCGTAGACCGGGACGGTGAACGGGCGGACCCGGCGGACCAGCGAGGGGAAGATGTTGGTGCCGAGGGCGACCCGGCGCGCGAGGATCGTGCCGTAGGGGGTCGTCACGGTCATCCCGGAGCCTGCCCCGGCCAGCTTGAGGCCGCGGGTGTTCTCGTAGATCCGCACCCCGAGCTCCAGGCAGGCCCGCTTGAGGCCCCAGGCCAGCTTCGCCGGATTGAGCATGGCGACGCCGTCGCGGTCCCAGAGGCCCGCGAGGAAGGTCGGCGAGTCGACCTCGGCGCGCACGGCCTCGCCGTCCAGCCATTCGGAGCCGTCGGCGAGGC
Proteins encoded in this window:
- a CDS encoding NAD(P)/FAD-dependent oxidoreductase, whose amino-acid sequence is MAPVAMRSVAKSLSEAKPVSYWLDDPGKPAPEPALTSDERCDLLVVGGGYSGLWTALIAKERDPGRDVVLIESKEAGWAASGRNGGFCAASLTHGLSNGIARWPGELAKLEEMGARNLDAIEEAVARYGIDCDFERTGEIDVATEPHQVEELRELHEEALRLGLADGSEWLDGEAVRAEVDSPTFLAGLWDRDGVAMLNPAKLAWGLKRACLELGVRIYENTRGLKLAGAGSGMTVTTPYGTILARRVALGTNIFPSLVRRVRPFTVPVYDYALMSEPLDEAQLAAIGWKRRQGLGDSANQFHYFRITRDNRILWGGYDAIYPYRGKLDSEYDHRPETYLKLAEHFFTAFPQLEGLKFSHAWGGAIDTCSRFSAFFGTAHSGKVAYAAGYTGLGVGATRFGADVMLDLLDGLSTERTQLEMVKSKPMPFPPEPFAWTGIALTKWSLARADARGGHRNLWLKTLDRFGLGFDS
- a CDS encoding chitinase — encoded protein: MAGFLAAGPPAAAADADLVRNGGFEAGLDGWSCSGGSGAVVTTPVHGGNSALRATPAGQDNARCSQTVTVKPDSAYTLGAWVQGAYVYLGASGTGTTDVSAWTQTPGAWKQLTTTFRTGPSTTSVTVYTHGWYGQPAHLTDDLTLVGPDPGGPGQPQPPAAPTGLTASATSSTSVALSWSAVPGATSYTVHRDGAAPLSVTSASAAVTGLAAATTYTFRVSAVNAAGASPQSAPASATTPGGGGGGGGGLPAHALVGYLHASFANGSGYVRMADVPASWDVINLAFGEPTSVTSGDIRFRLCPVAECPNAESPAEFKAAVKAKQAAGKKVLISIGGQNGQVQLASPAARDAFVSSVGKIIDEYGLDGLDIDFEGHSLSLATGDTDFRAPTTPVVVNLISAVKTLKARYGPDFVLTMAPETFFVQLGYQYYGSGPWGGQDPRAGAYLPVIHALRDDLTLLHVQDYNSGSIMGLDNQYHSMGGADFHIAMTDMLLTGFPVAGNTARVFPALRPDQVAIGLPATTNAGNGHTSPAEVNKALNCLTKGTDCGTYRTHGTWPGLRGLMTWSINWDRFGGWEFSRNFDAYFGG